In the genome of Desulfovibrio sp. TomC, one region contains:
- a CDS encoding glycosyltransferase family 2 protein produces MPLISVVTPCYNEEANVHLLYERIRLIFSTHFPNYDYEHIYIDNASRDTTVALIKQLCTVDKRVKLIVNARNFGHIRSPFYGMLQARGDAVVLMASDLQDPPEVLVDFIRQWEAGYKLVLAIKKQEINSPIMGFLRKKYYQLLAILSDVSITKNFTGFGLYDRTVMEELRVLGDAYPYLRGIISELGHEAALVEFVKPPRRGGITHNNFYTLYDMAMLGITNHSKVPLRLATMFGFLMSAISILVAIGYLVYKLLFWDFFAVGMAPVIVGMFFFGSVQLFFLGVVGEYVGSIHTQVLARPLVVEKERVNFD; encoded by the coding sequence ATGCCGTTAATCAGTGTTGTTACACCATGTTATAATGAAGAAGCGAATGTACACCTCCTTTATGAGAGAATTCGCTTAATATTTTCTACTCATTTTCCTAATTATGACTATGAGCATATTTATATTGATAATGCTTCGCGGGATACAACTGTCGCGCTGATTAAGCAGTTGTGCACTGTGGACAAGCGGGTTAAACTAATTGTCAACGCGAGAAATTTTGGGCACATCCGTTCTCCTTTTTATGGTATGCTGCAGGCTCGAGGTGATGCTGTTGTTCTGATGGCCTCGGATCTTCAGGACCCTCCGGAAGTATTGGTGGATTTTATTCGCCAATGGGAGGCCGGCTATAAACTCGTGTTGGCCATAAAGAAACAGGAAATAAATTCCCCGATTATGGGATTTCTTCGTAAGAAGTATTACCAGTTGCTGGCCATCCTGTCTGACGTGAGCATCACAAAAAATTTTACAGGCTTTGGTCTTTATGATCGTACGGTCATGGAGGAATTGAGGGTTCTTGGCGATGCATACCCATATCTCAGAGGTATTATTTCTGAGCTCGGGCATGAAGCCGCGTTGGTAGAATTCGTCAAACCTCCCCGTCGTGGCGGCATAACACACAACAATTTTTACACCCTCTATGACATGGCGATGTTGGGAATCACCAACCATTCTAAAGTGCCGCTTCGGCTGGCAACGATGTTCGGATTTTTGATGTCGGCCATTAGTATTTTAGTCGCAATCGGTTATCTCGTCTATAAATTATTGTTTTGGGATTTTTTTGCCGTTGGAATGGCACCTGTTATCGTTGGAATGTTCTTTTTCGGGTCAGTACAGTTGTTTTTCCTCGGAGTTGTTGGCGAATATGTCGGCTCCATCCACACACAAGTTTTAGCACGGCCCCTTGTTGTCGAAAAAGAACGTGTGAATTTTGATTAA
- a CDS encoding class I SAM-dependent methyltransferase: protein MGDKQDVAAFLAISRDVFAPLYPYYADTFIYQSGIRRGLCLDLGCGGGQLGLSVAAASACFAVLLDQSPAMLQAAVRGAAQQGLAKRAVPLLADVHALPLQDGSVDLAVSRGSLMFWKDLPKAFAEVRRVLSPKGRAYLGGGLGPPLIREAICRQMAGRDPRWAQGIPPPRPGTEPETHAKFLRAAGIEHFTITREDAGHWITFGK from the coding sequence ATGGGCGACAAGCAGGATGTTGCAGCCTTTCTGGCCATCAGCCGGGACGTCTTTGCCCCGCTATACCCGTATTATGCCGACACTTTTATCTACCAATCCGGCATCAGGCGCGGCTTGTGTCTCGACCTGGGCTGCGGCGGGGGCCAACTCGGACTGTCCGTGGCGGCTGCCAGTGCCTGTTTCGCCGTCCTGCTTGACCAGTCGCCGGCCATGCTCCAGGCGGCAGTTCGTGGCGCGGCACAACAGGGTCTGGCCAAGCGGGCCGTGCCCCTCTTGGCCGATGTCCATGCCCTGCCGCTTCAAGACGGCAGCGTCGATCTGGCCGTCAGCCGCGGTTCCCTCATGTTCTGGAAGGATCTGCCCAAGGCTTTTGCCGAAGTCCGCCGGGTTTTGTCGCCCAAAGGCCGGGCCTATCTCGGCGGCGGACTTGGGCCGCCATTGATCCGGGAAGCCATCTGCCGCCAGATGGCCGGCCGCGATCCCCGTTGGGCGCAGGGAATTCCACCGCCACGGCCGGGGACGGAACCGGAAACCCACGCCAAGTTCTTGCGGGCCGCCGGTATTGAGCACTTCACAATTACCCGTGAGGACGCTGGCCATTGGATAACATTTGGGAAATAG
- a CDS encoding radical SAM protein, with translation MQCNYCERYCRLEEGRHGFCRMYANTDGQLVERFPDKWCAYAVSRVETIPFYHAYPGSRCMVVGTAGCNLDCRYCANAYAAKEDPASLTDILLDIGPEQLVALARKQGCHSIVFSINEPTVSLPTLARVSRAAKAANMPMGCLTNGYATPLATALLGEIFSFINVSLKGLDPTFCGECLGIADSGPVVRNIRELSRLCHVEVTTPVIDGENDHELDAMAAILADINPNIPWHVFRLLPTHKMSKRDYPNIEDINQRLEKLRTSLPYLYFHNFIGSEWVGTRCPGCGAEVITRHSLGCGGDKLDMFRCQGNVCLQCGGRIALLGTRVNWNAGEVRI, from the coding sequence ATGCAATGCAACTACTGTGAGCGGTACTGCCGCCTCGAAGAGGGCCGGCACGGCTTTTGCCGCATGTATGCCAACACCGATGGCCAGCTTGTCGAGCGCTTCCCGGACAAGTGGTGCGCCTATGCCGTGTCCCGGGTGGAAACGATTCCCTTTTACCACGCCTACCCCGGCAGTCGGTGCATGGTGGTCGGCACGGCCGGCTGCAACCTGGATTGCCGCTACTGCGCCAATGCCTACGCGGCCAAGGAAGACCCGGCTTCCCTGACCGACATCCTGCTCGACATCGGTCCCGAACAACTCGTGGCCCTGGCCCGCAAGCAGGGGTGCCATTCCATCGTCTTCTCCATCAATGAGCCCACAGTGTCGTTGCCGACCCTGGCCCGCGTCTCCCGGGCGGCCAAGGCGGCCAACATGCCCATGGGCTGCCTGACCAACGGTTACGCCACCCCCTTGGCCACGGCCCTTTTGGGGGAGATCTTCTCGTTTATAAACGTCAGCCTCAAGGGCCTGGACCCGACGTTTTGCGGCGAATGTCTGGGCATTGCCGACAGCGGCCCGGTCGTGCGCAACATCCGCGAGCTGTCCCGGCTTTGCCACGTCGAGGTGACCACTCCGGTCATCGACGGTGAAAACGACCACGAACTGGATGCCATGGCCGCCATTTTGGCCGACATCAACCCGAACATCCCCTGGCATGTTTTCCGGTTGCTGCCGACCCACAAGATGAGCAAACGCGACTATCCCAATATCGAAGACATAAACCAGCGGCTGGAAAAACTTCGGACCAGCCTGCCCTACCTGTATTTCCACAATTTCATCGGATCCGAGTGGGTCGGCACCCGCTGTCCCGGCTGCGGCGCGGAAGTGATTACGCGCCACAGCCTGGGCTGCGGCGGGGACAAGCTCGACATGTTCCGCTGCCAGGGCAACGTCTGCCTCCAGTGCGGCGGACGCATCGCCCTGCTCGGCACGCGGGTGAACTGGAACGCTGGGGAGGTGCGCATATGA
- a CDS encoding energy-coupling factor transporter transmembrane component T family protein yields the protein MVRSLRRASAVSKFLFAVSLCAYAFLCEDWRILLAIVVAVSILLLVSGVWDRSVSLIFGVSVLGLPTLLLLFLLGGIEKAANWREGMLLGLAWLGVFSLRLLIVLLVDVLVVKWTSFSDMLLSLRSLGLPGKAVLFVSALTSLLPAMFAMSLRVVEVQRARGFEAKRLMRPSQFLPLFVPVFLAQMRRATELALSLELRGLAGDRPEAVVRTPLSVGDACFYLAAVLPWTGFAWQWLRPGA from the coding sequence ATGGTGCGTAGCCTGCGCCGCGCCAGCGCGGTGAGCAAATTCCTCTTTGCCGTTTCCCTGTGCGCCTATGCTTTTCTCTGTGAGGACTGGCGCATCCTGTTGGCCATTGTCGTAGCCGTATCCATCCTACTCCTGGTTTCCGGCGTCTGGGACCGCAGCGTCAGCCTGATTTTCGGCGTCTCGGTCCTGGGGCTGCCGACCCTGCTGCTCCTTTTTCTCCTGGGCGGCATCGAAAAAGCGGCCAACTGGCGCGAGGGGATGCTGCTTGGCCTGGCTTGGCTCGGAGTGTTCTCCCTGCGCCTTCTCATCGTGCTGTTGGTCGATGTCCTGGTGGTCAAGTGGACGAGTTTTTCCGACATGCTGCTGTCGCTTCGAAGCCTTGGCCTGCCGGGCAAGGCCGTCCTGTTCGTCTCAGCCTTAACCAGCCTTTTGCCGGCCATGTTCGCCATGAGCCTGCGGGTGGTGGAGGTGCAGCGGGCGCGCGGCTTTGAGGCCAAACGGCTGATGCGCCCTTCGCAGTTCCTGCCGCTTTTTGTACCGGTCTTTCTGGCCCAGATGCGCCGGGCCACGGAATTGGCCCTGTCCCTGGAACTGCGGGGTCTGGCCGGCGACCGGCCGGAGGCGGTCGTCCGCACACCCCTGAGCGTCGGAGACGCCTGTTTTTACCTTGCCGCAGTCCTGCCCTGGACGGGTTTTGCCTGGCAGTGGCTGCGCCCGGGAGCCTGA
- a CDS encoding ABC transporter ATP-binding protein, whose protein sequence is MIACRELTFTPVGTDEPVLADVTLTIRPGERVGIVGPSGAGKSTLGYHLCGAHRLALAGRTKGGLVLNGCDGLAGAPVGFAGIVGQNPEAQLFCATISEEMTLGLRARGMAEAECRTAAIELLGLYGLAGRAEIALGTLSLGQKQLTAVLSMLAIRPKVLLLDEPTSYLDAATADRLFAHLDRLSRETGLVVMVIEHDLDRLSGFADRYLALENGRLVYDGPAAAFPGSRPLPPGRLSSPAWTAGPAVRQAADAPTLAFEGVSFGYGTTDKVLDDINLAVRSGEVVALMGPNGSGKSTLLRLAKALAKPRTGRVALAAGLTCGRAVGLMFQNPDEQIFAHTVAAECGYWLANLDIPEPARTACVTRELAGLGLDRMLERSPFSLSFGEKRRLCLASVLVADPTILCLDEPTTGLDNASMAVMAQTVLDRAGQGAAVLVATHEQAFASMAASRIVRLDSGRIVSDVPNPEGRDGA, encoded by the coding sequence ATGATTGCCTGTCGGGAACTGACGTTTACCCCGGTCGGCACGGACGAGCCGGTCCTGGCCGACGTGACCCTGACGATCCGGCCGGGAGAACGGGTGGGCATCGTCGGACCGTCCGGGGCCGGCAAGTCCACCCTGGGCTATCATCTGTGCGGCGCGCACCGGCTGGCCCTGGCTGGTCGCACCAAGGGCGGGCTGGTCCTTAACGGCTGTGACGGTCTGGCCGGCGCTCCGGTCGGATTTGCCGGCATCGTCGGCCAAAACCCAGAAGCCCAGCTCTTTTGCGCCACGATCAGCGAGGAAATGACCCTGGGGCTGCGGGCCAGGGGCATGGCCGAGGCCGAGTGCCGCACAGCAGCAATCGAACTGCTTGGCCTCTACGGCCTGGCCGGCCGGGCCGAGATCGCCCTGGGCACGCTGTCGCTTGGCCAGAAGCAGCTGACCGCAGTCCTGTCCATGCTGGCCATCCGGCCCAAGGTGCTGCTCCTTGACGAACCGACGAGCTATCTCGACGCGGCCACGGCCGACCGGCTCTTTGCCCATCTCGACAGGCTCAGCCGCGAAACCGGGCTGGTCGTCATGGTCATCGAGCACGATCTGGACCGGTTGTCCGGTTTCGCTGACCGCTATCTGGCACTGGAAAACGGCCGGCTCGTCTATGACGGCCCAGCCGCAGCGTTTCCGGGCAGCCGTCCCCTGCCGCCGGGCCGGCTTTCATCGCCGGCCTGGACGGCGGGCCCAGCCGTGCGCCAGGCAGCGGACGCGCCGACGCTGGCCTTTGAAGGGGTGTCTTTTGGCTACGGCACGACCGACAAGGTGCTTGACGACATTAATCTGGCCGTGCGGTCGGGTGAGGTCGTGGCCCTCATGGGGCCAAACGGTTCCGGCAAATCCACCCTGCTGCGCCTGGCCAAGGCCCTGGCCAAACCCCGGACCGGGCGCGTGGCCCTGGCTGCTGGCCTGACCTGTGGCCGCGCCGTGGGACTGATGTTTCAGAATCCCGATGAACAGATTTTTGCCCATACCGTGGCGGCAGAGTGCGGCTACTGGCTGGCCAACCTGGATATACCCGAGCCTGCCCGCACGGCCTGCGTGACCCGGGAGCTGGCCGGACTTGGGCTGGACCGGATGCTGGAGCGCTCGCCCTTTTCCTTGAGTTTCGGGGAAAAACGCCGCCTGTGCCTGGCCTCGGTACTGGTGGCCGATCCGACGATCCTTTGCCTGGATGAACCGACCACGGGCCTGGATAACGCCTCCATGGCCGTTATGGCCCAAACCGTGCTCGATCGGGCCGGCCAAGGGGCGGCCGTACTCGTGGCCACCCACGAACAGGCCTTTGCGTCCATGGCCGCCAGCCGCATTGTCCGGCTGGACAGCGGCCGCATCGTTTCCGATGTCCCCAACCCGGAGGGACGCGATGGTGCGTAG